A window of the Acidovorax sp. YS12 genome harbors these coding sequences:
- the selD gene encoding selenide, water dikinase SelD has product MATTPSPRLTSLSHGGGCGCKIAPGVLSDILRSSGAAGFVPPELLVGIETSDDAAVYRLNDEQALVATTDFFMPIVDDPYEFGRIAATNALSDVYAMGGKPIMALALVAMPVNVLPLDVIGAIVRGGQDVCRAAGIPIAGGHTIDSVEPIYGLVAMGLVHPDRVRRNADARPGDVLVLGKPLGVGVYSAALKKEQLDEAGYRQMIDSTTRLNTPGPLLAALPGVHAITDVTGFGLAGHGLEMARGAGVTVHIDWARVPLLPGVEQLAAQGFVTGASGRNWAGYGAGVVLAPGLPAMAQSLVTDPQTSGGLLVACAPDSVEEVLAVFQREGFAQAAVVGHVQQGPARLEVSA; this is encoded by the coding sequence ATGGCTACCACCCCCTCCCCGCGCCTGACCTCCCTGTCCCACGGCGGCGGCTGCGGCTGCAAGATCGCCCCGGGCGTGCTGTCCGACATCCTGCGCTCCAGCGGCGCGGCCGGCTTCGTGCCGCCCGAGCTGCTGGTGGGCATCGAGACCTCGGACGACGCCGCCGTCTACCGCCTGAACGATGAACAGGCGCTGGTGGCGACTACCGACTTCTTCATGCCCATCGTGGACGATCCGTACGAGTTCGGCCGCATCGCCGCCACCAACGCCCTGTCGGACGTGTACGCCATGGGCGGCAAGCCCATCATGGCGCTGGCGCTGGTGGCCATGCCAGTGAACGTGCTGCCGCTCGACGTGATAGGCGCCATCGTGCGCGGCGGGCAGGACGTGTGCCGCGCCGCCGGCATCCCCATCGCGGGCGGCCACACCATCGACTCGGTCGAACCGATCTACGGCCTCGTCGCTATGGGGCTGGTGCACCCCGATCGCGTGCGCCGCAACGCCGACGCGCGGCCCGGCGACGTGCTGGTGCTGGGCAAGCCGCTCGGTGTGGGCGTGTACTCCGCCGCGCTGAAGAAGGAGCAACTGGACGAGGCGGGCTACCGCCAGATGATCGACAGCACCACACGCCTCAACACCCCGGGCCCGCTGCTGGCCGCGCTGCCCGGCGTGCACGCCATTACCGACGTGACCGGCTTCGGCCTGGCCGGGCATGGGCTGGAGATGGCGCGCGGCGCGGGCGTGACGGTGCACATCGACTGGGCGCGCGTGCCCCTGCTGCCCGGCGTGGAGCAACTGGCTGCCCAGGGCTTCGTCACCGGCGCCAGCGGCCGCAACTGGGCCGGCTACGGTGCGGGCGTGGTGCTGGCGCCGGGCCTGCCCGCCATGGCCCAGAGCCTGGTCACCGACCCGCAGACCTCCGGTGGGCTGCTGGTGGCCTGCGCGCCGGACAGCGTGGAGGAGGTGCTGGCCGTGTTCCAGCGCGAAGGTTTCGCGCAGGCGGCCGTGGTCGGCCACGTGCAGCAGGGGCCGGCGCGGCTGGAGGTGAGCGCCTGA
- the apbC gene encoding iron-sulfur cluster carrier protein ApbC — translation MAVTEQGLLAALASVCDPHTGKDFVSTRAVRNVQISGGDVAFDVELGYPAQSLVPELRRQFIGAAKGVAGVDNVSVNIATKVVAHAVQRGMPLLPGVKNIIAVASGKGGVGKSTTAVNLALALAAEGARVGLLDADIYGPSQPMMTGTSGDVESLDGKLMEPKRAMGLQINSIGFLVKDEQAMIWRGPMASQALEQLIMQTRWDDLDYLVVDMPPGTGDIQLTMAQKVPLTGAVIVTTPQDIALLDARKGITMFQKVSVPILGIVENMAVHVCSHCGHVEHIFGQDGGKKMAQSQGMDYLGALPLRLSIREQADSGRPTVAAEPDGDVARIYKTIARTVAVKIAQQGKDFSSKFPTITISKSS, via the coding sequence ATGGCAGTCACTGAACAAGGCCTGCTGGCGGCGCTCGCCAGCGTGTGCGACCCGCACACGGGCAAGGACTTCGTCTCCACGCGCGCGGTGCGCAACGTGCAAATCTCCGGCGGCGACGTCGCCTTCGACGTCGAGCTGGGCTACCCCGCGCAAAGCCTGGTGCCCGAGCTGCGCCGCCAGTTCATCGGCGCCGCCAAGGGCGTGGCGGGCGTGGACAACGTCTCGGTCAACATCGCCACCAAGGTCGTGGCCCATGCGGTGCAGCGTGGCATGCCGTTGCTGCCGGGGGTGAAGAACATCATCGCCGTCGCCTCGGGCAAGGGCGGCGTGGGCAAGAGCACCACGGCCGTGAACCTGGCCCTGGCGCTGGCGGCCGAGGGTGCGCGCGTGGGCCTGCTGGACGCTGACATCTACGGCCCCAGCCAGCCCATGATGACCGGCACCTCGGGCGACGTGGAGAGCCTGGACGGCAAGCTGATGGAGCCCAAGCGCGCCATGGGGCTGCAGATCAACTCCATCGGCTTCCTCGTCAAGGACGAGCAGGCCATGATCTGGCGCGGCCCCATGGCCAGCCAGGCGCTGGAGCAGCTCATCATGCAGACGCGCTGGGACGACCTGGACTACCTCGTGGTGGACATGCCCCCCGGCACTGGCGACATCCAGCTCACCATGGCGCAGAAGGTGCCGCTCACGGGCGCGGTCATCGTCACCACGCCGCAGGACATCGCGCTGCTCGACGCCAGGAAGGGCATCACCATGTTCCAGAAGGTGAGCGTGCCCATCCTCGGCATCGTCGAGAACATGGCCGTGCACGTGTGCAGCCACTGCGGCCACGTGGAGCACATCTTCGGCCAGGACGGCGGCAAGAAGATGGCGCAGAGCCAGGGCATGGACTACCTGGGTGCGCTGCCGCTGCGCCTGTCGATCCGCGAGCAGGCCGACAGCGGCCGCCCCACCGTGGCCGCCGAGCCCGATGGCGACGTGGCGCGTATCTACAAGACCATCGCCCGCACGGTGGCAGTGAAGATCGCGCAGCAGGGCAAGGACTTCTCCAGCAAGTTCCCCACCATCACCATCAGCAAGTCTTCCTGA
- a CDS encoding patatin-like phospholipase family protein, protein MPTPPSPSRPMTGLLLAGGGARAAYQVGVLEAIAALRRHCGEGRGPNPFPIITGTSAGAINGAALACGADHFERAVRRIARMWGHIRAGQVYHADSLHVMQSGARWLTLLSLGWALARWKRTRPHSLLNNAPLERLLAQVVPLVRLPLLIRQGHLQALAITASSYSSGEHVTYFEAGPQVTSWTRSQRKAARERITAEHLLASSAIPFIFPAQALAVDGHTEYFGDGSMRQSAPLAPAIHLGAERLLVVGTGRLHEPPRHGQPEPSYPTLAQIAGHALSNIFLDALGVDVERALRINHTLSLIPPEARAHSTLRPVDVLMIVPSQRIDDIAARHVTDLPVTMRTMLGALGVTSQAGDVRGAALVSYLLFERAYTRELMDLGRADTLARRAEVCRFFGWNDPGTALPARASDDDGNSEAD, encoded by the coding sequence ATGCCCACACCCCCTTCTCCCTCCCGGCCCATGACCGGCCTGCTGCTCGCCGGCGGCGGCGCGCGCGCCGCCTACCAGGTCGGCGTGCTCGAAGCCATCGCGGCGCTGCGGCGCCACTGCGGCGAGGGGCGCGGGCCGAACCCGTTTCCCATCATCACGGGCACCTCGGCGGGCGCCATCAACGGCGCCGCGCTGGCCTGCGGCGCCGACCACTTCGAGCGCGCCGTGCGCCGCATCGCGCGCATGTGGGGCCACATCCGCGCAGGGCAGGTCTACCACGCCGATTCGCTGCACGTGATGCAAAGCGGCGCGCGCTGGCTCACGCTGCTGTCGCTGGGCTGGGCGCTTGCGCGCTGGAAGCGCACGCGCCCGCACTCGCTGCTGAACAACGCGCCGCTGGAGCGGCTGCTGGCGCAGGTGGTGCCGCTGGTGCGCCTGCCACTGCTGATCCGCCAGGGCCACCTGCAGGCGCTGGCCATCACCGCGTCGAGCTACAGCTCGGGCGAGCACGTGACCTACTTCGAGGCCGGGCCGCAGGTGACGAGCTGGACGCGCTCGCAGCGCAAGGCGGCGCGCGAACGCATCACGGCCGAGCACCTGCTGGCCTCGTCGGCCATTCCCTTCATCTTTCCGGCGCAGGCGCTGGCGGTGGACGGGCACACCGAGTACTTTGGCGACGGCTCCATGCGCCAGTCGGCCCCGCTGGCGCCCGCCATCCACCTGGGGGCCGAGCGCCTGCTGGTGGTGGGCACGGGGCGCCTGCACGAGCCGCCGCGCCACGGCCAGCCCGAGCCCAGCTATCCCACGCTGGCGCAGATCGCGGGGCATGCGCTGTCGAACATCTTCCTGGACGCGCTGGGCGTGGACGTGGAGCGCGCCCTGCGCATCAACCACACGCTGTCGCTGATCCCGCCCGAGGCGCGCGCGCACAGCACCCTGCGGCCCGTGGACGTGCTGATGATCGTGCCCTCGCAGCGCATCGACGACATCGCCGCGCGCCACGTCACCGATCTGCCCGTGACCATGCGCACCATGCTGGGCGCGCTGGGCGTGACCTCGCAGGCGGGCGACGTGCGCGGCGCGGCACTGGTGAGCTACCTGCTGTTCGAGCGCGCCTACACCCGCGAACTCATGGACCTGGGCCGCGCCGACACGCTGGCGCGGCGTGCCGAGGTCTGCCGCTTCTTCGGCTGGAACGACCCGGGCACGGCCCTGCCGGCACGCGCCAGCGACGACGACGGCAACAGCGAGGCCGACTGA
- a CDS encoding TonB-dependent receptor has translation MLMDLSLQDLIATPLITASRQSETRDQTPAQVMVVTRAQIRERRYKNLADLLADLPGVDIQRGTKSSQYNQFAVQGNVGPNKLLVMLDGVRIGAPAGGNFTVAENLGLYMAKQVEVLYGPAAALYGADAVAGVVNIITEAGTGPQGSWASVGAGRFGSQEASFMAGMRNAEGLSLAVGGHWQQSDRAPLDQYYPREFAKVPAMVNGTTVVPANAREDYTGGVASRSLYARADWADQLTVGFYRHQFTSLTSTGDPPAMARYQDSSQWQPTTDTVYARLRFAPAPDVSAQLLIDHARLEVDPKARYNNTNNAYRDGFSYELGTRTGIEQSLHWRLSGTQQVQAGLGYQTYSAIETASLPAPYDTAKPAGAQGLYYPNTGLPVVIHSADFHNVSAYVQMQSQWSEGFSTTAGLRIDRHSAYGTTTNPRLGAVWKPLERHVFKLLYGEAFRAPSPEESLSAFGTFSGARDGEGRYIGTNFRVPNFGLQPEKVRSLSAAWDWRPAPSLNLGAHLYHSRITSLVVTQASRNVNAIPGAVLVNPETKGNAGRQVQTGLDLTAQWRFHAGGAWAGELWGSASWIRGRIDEGDGVDWAIPYVASHKFKLGATLRWQDRVSITPKVYWTGAVTNGRKKAPGDPLLPVGACTQAMAAPDRCTTPGYTLVDLHLGWHKLLNGKATLWLDIYNLFDKRYYAAGGSGSRTFWDMPQQPRTWMLTLDYPF, from the coding sequence ATGCTCATGGACCTGTCGCTGCAGGACCTGATCGCCACGCCGCTGATCACCGCCTCGCGCCAGTCCGAGACGCGCGACCAGACGCCCGCGCAGGTCATGGTCGTCACGCGCGCGCAGATCCGCGAGCGGCGCTACAAGAACCTGGCCGACCTGCTCGCGGACCTGCCCGGCGTGGACATCCAGCGCGGCACCAAGTCGTCGCAGTACAACCAGTTCGCGGTGCAGGGCAACGTGGGCCCGAACAAGCTGCTGGTGATGCTCGACGGCGTGCGCATCGGCGCGCCCGCAGGCGGCAACTTCACGGTGGCCGAGAACCTGGGCCTGTACATGGCCAAGCAGGTCGAGGTGCTCTACGGCCCTGCCGCCGCGCTCTACGGCGCCGACGCCGTGGCCGGGGTGGTGAACATCATCACCGAGGCGGGTACCGGCCCGCAGGGCAGCTGGGCCTCGGTGGGCGCGGGGCGCTTCGGCAGCCAGGAAGCCTCGTTCATGGCCGGCATGCGCAATGCCGAGGGCCTGAGCCTGGCCGTGGGCGGGCACTGGCAGCAGTCCGACCGCGCGCCGCTCGACCAGTACTACCCGCGCGAGTTCGCCAAGGTGCCCGCCATGGTCAACGGCACCACGGTGGTGCCCGCCAACGCGCGCGAGGACTACACCGGCGGCGTCGCCAGCCGCAGCCTGTACGCGCGCGCCGACTGGGCCGATCAGCTCACCGTGGGCTTCTACCGCCACCAGTTCACCAGCCTGACCAGCACCGGCGACCCGCCCGCCATGGCGCGCTACCAGGACAGCTCGCAATGGCAGCCCACCACCGACACGGTGTATGCGCGCCTGCGCTTCGCGCCCGCGCCCGACGTGAGCGCACAGCTGCTGATCGACCATGCGCGCCTGGAGGTCGATCCCAAGGCGCGCTACAACAACACCAACAACGCCTACCGCGACGGCTTTTCCTACGAACTGGGCACGCGCACCGGCATCGAGCAGAGCCTGCACTGGCGCCTGAGCGGCACCCAGCAGGTGCAGGCAGGCCTGGGCTACCAGACGTATTCCGCCATCGAGACGGCCTCGCTGCCCGCGCCCTACGACACCGCCAAGCCCGCCGGCGCCCAGGGCCTGTACTACCCCAACACCGGCCTGCCGGTGGTGATCCACAGCGCCGACTTCCACAACGTCTCGGCCTACGTGCAGATGCAGTCGCAGTGGAGCGAGGGCTTTTCCACCACGGCGGGCCTGCGCATCGACCGCCACAGCGCCTACGGCACCACCACCAACCCGCGCCTGGGCGCGGTGTGGAAGCCGCTGGAGCGGCATGTCTTCAAGCTGCTCTACGGCGAGGCCTTCCGCGCGCCCTCGCCCGAGGAAAGCCTGAGCGCTTTCGGCACCTTCAGCGGAGCGCGTGACGGCGAGGGCCGCTACATCGGCACCAATTTCCGCGTGCCCAACTTCGGCCTGCAGCCCGAGAAGGTGCGCTCCCTCAGCGCCGCGTGGGACTGGCGTCCGGCGCCCAGCCTGAACCTGGGCGCGCACCTGTACCACAGCCGCATCACCAGCCTGGTCGTCACCCAGGCGTCGCGCAACGTGAACGCCATTCCCGGTGCCGTCCTGGTCAATCCCGAGACCAAGGGCAACGCCGGGCGCCAGGTGCAGACCGGGCTGGACCTGACGGCGCAGTGGCGCTTCCACGCGGGCGGTGCCTGGGCGGGCGAGCTCTGGGGCAGCGCGAGCTGGATACGCGGGCGCATCGACGAAGGCGACGGCGTGGACTGGGCCATTCCCTACGTGGCCAGCCACAAGTTCAAGCTCGGCGCCACGCTGCGCTGGCAGGACCGCGTGAGCATCACGCCCAAGGTGTACTGGACCGGCGCCGTCACCAATGGCCGCAAGAAGGCCCCCGGCGACCCGCTGCTGCCCGTGGGCGCCTGCACCCAGGCCATGGCGGCGCCAGACCGCTGCACCACGCCCGGCTACACCCTGGTGGACCTGCACCTGGGCTGGCACAAGCTGCTGAACGGCAAGGCCACGCTGTGGCTCGACATCTACAACCTGTTCGACAAACGCTACTACGCCGCTGGCGGCTCGGGCAGCCGCACCTTCTGGGACATGCCGCAGCAGCCGCGCACCTGGATGCTGACGCTGGACTATCCGTTTTGA
- a CDS encoding YfiR family protein, whose amino-acid sequence MASPVPMALSALLALLLVLAPLAARAQAAAGAVSEYAVKSALLFKLPRFVYLPRFEGGTSVTLCVLGQNPFGGALEKLAQTPIDGRAVQVRKLASAGEAGECDFVFVAASEAARLKATLDKLGEQPVVTVSDIEGFASAGGMVEFAVNKDGGGSLAVLINRKAAQAQSVKFNAQLLRLARIVE is encoded by the coding sequence ATGGCCAGTCCCGTGCCGATGGCTCTGTCAGCCCTGCTGGCCCTGCTGCTCGTGCTGGCGCCGCTGGCCGCGCGCGCGCAGGCCGCGGCGGGGGCGGTGTCGGAGTACGCCGTCAAGTCCGCGCTGCTGTTCAAGCTGCCGCGCTTCGTCTACCTGCCGCGCTTCGAGGGCGGCACCAGCGTGACCCTGTGCGTGCTCGGGCAGAACCCCTTCGGCGGCGCGCTGGAAAAGCTGGCGCAAACGCCCATCGACGGGCGCGCCGTGCAGGTGCGCAAGCTGGCCTCGGCCGGCGAGGCGGGGGAGTGCGACTTCGTCTTCGTCGCCGCCAGCGAGGCCGCGCGCCTCAAGGCCACGCTGGACAAGCTGGGCGAGCAGCCCGTGGTCACGGTGTCCGACATCGAGGGCTTCGCCAGCGCCGGAGGCATGGTGGAGTTCGCCGTCAACAAGGACGGCGGCGGCTCGCTGGCCGTGCTCATCAACCGCAAGGCGGCGCAGGCGCAGTCCGTCAAGTTCAACGCGCAGTTGCTGCGCCTGGCGAGGATCGTCGAGTGA
- a CDS encoding response regulator, whose protein sequence is MKPLQRLHPRTIRGKLAWFFTIAIVGAVGVLYVAMVLLQQRLIRSEWSESLGAQARLIATNSQAAFDFQDREEATRLLGAVADNNPAILRARLVQRGKRQPFAEFARDGAAQLVMPEPPAQGAGVHFSHGQHLLPWPSGHDSLDGADLSHGHYLAVWAPIPGSDGGAAIELVASLDAMHDAIDHMALETGASLLALLVALLWLSARAARRMATPLQDLNQLMAHISDNPALAERADARGEDELAQLGRSLNQMIDRLQARDRELAQYRQGLEHLVEQRTHALLAATEQAHQASRAKSDFLARMSHEIRTPMNAIVGLGKLLLKTSLTAQQRDYQEKVLAASDMLLGLINDILDYSRIEAGKLQIEAIAFDLEQVLRSVSGQVALRAQERGLELLFRIAPDVPHHVTGDPLRLGQVLVNLANNAVKFTEYGEIVVQAALRERHADKAVLEFSVRDTGMGIPPERLAELFSPFTQVDGSITRRFGGSGLGLAICRQLVELMGGRIEVQSQVGTGSTFSFTVPLGLSTQDAADGAPRDAAARGYSSLLRGRRVLVIDDNASARELLCAMLEQFGMRAEAAEGGEPGMERLLHAAAAGDPYQLVLLDWLMPGMDGIETARSINAAHLPDGVPAVLMVTAGSYEKLSGQVASVGLEHILTKPVSESALHDAMLEALLGNGAVDLPAHQAPPGQGTATHDFGAIAGARVLLVDDVELNRTVALAFLADTGVQVDVATHGREALEMARAQPYDLVLMDIQMPEMDGLTATREIRKEARLRTLPIVAMTAHAMTGDRERSLEAGMNDHLTKPIDPEALYAALLRWIAPRRQGGAAPRPAPAPGAPADDAPIPPLDGIDTARGLAQSLGRPALYRRILGNFTKEFGASGQAIAAAQAAQDWPLARRLAHSLKSGAATIGAGLLAQQAKALEHGYAESQPASAADLAAASAELQRVCALLAPLLPAGETAAPAPGSAPAQDGAALFDRLQALLENDDAAALRVIEALAQASVPHPGWRAQLTALRELVEDVEYEDALAALPALRALMERP, encoded by the coding sequence GTGAAGCCGCTGCAACGCCTGCACCCGCGCACCATCCGGGGCAAGCTGGCCTGGTTCTTCACCATCGCCATCGTCGGCGCGGTGGGCGTGCTGTACGTGGCCATGGTGCTGCTGCAGCAGCGGCTGATCCGCAGCGAATGGAGCGAATCGCTAGGCGCGCAGGCACGGCTCATCGCCACCAACAGCCAGGCGGCGTTCGACTTCCAGGACCGCGAGGAAGCCACGCGCCTGCTGGGTGCGGTGGCCGACAACAACCCGGCCATCCTGCGCGCGCGCCTGGTGCAGCGCGGCAAGCGCCAGCCCTTTGCCGAATTCGCCCGCGACGGCGCCGCGCAGCTGGTCATGCCCGAGCCCCCGGCCCAGGGCGCGGGCGTGCATTTCAGCCACGGCCAGCATCTGCTGCCGTGGCCCAGCGGCCACGACAGCCTCGACGGCGCGGACCTGAGCCACGGCCACTACCTGGCCGTGTGGGCCCCCATCCCGGGCAGCGACGGCGGCGCCGCCATCGAACTCGTGGCCTCGCTCGACGCCATGCACGACGCCATCGACCACATGGCGCTGGAAACCGGCGCCAGCCTCCTGGCGCTGCTGGTGGCGCTGCTGTGGCTCTCGGCCCGCGCGGCGCGGCGCATGGCCACGCCGCTGCAGGACCTGAACCAGCTCATGGCGCACATCAGCGACAACCCGGCGCTGGCCGAACGCGCCGACGCGCGCGGCGAGGACGAGCTGGCGCAGCTGGGCCGCAGCCTGAACCAGATGATCGACCGGCTGCAGGCGCGCGACCGCGAGCTGGCGCAGTACCGCCAAGGGCTGGAGCACCTGGTGGAGCAGCGCACGCACGCCCTGCTGGCCGCCACCGAGCAGGCGCACCAGGCCAGCCGCGCCAAGTCGGACTTCCTGGCGCGCATGAGCCACGAGATCCGCACGCCCATGAACGCCATCGTCGGCCTGGGCAAGCTGCTGCTCAAGACCAGCCTGACGGCGCAGCAGCGCGACTACCAGGAGAAGGTGCTGGCGGCGTCGGACATGCTGCTGGGCCTGATCAACGACATCCTCGACTACTCGCGCATCGAGGCCGGCAAGCTGCAGATCGAGGCCATCGCCTTCGACCTGGAGCAGGTGCTGCGCAGCGTCTCCGGCCAGGTGGCGCTGCGCGCACAGGAGCGCGGGCTGGAGCTGCTGTTCCGCATCGCGCCGGACGTGCCGCACCACGTCACCGGCGACCCGCTGCGGCTCGGCCAGGTGCTGGTCAACCTGGCCAACAACGCCGTCAAGTTCACCGAATACGGCGAGATCGTGGTACAGGCGGCGCTGCGCGAGCGCCACGCAGACAAGGCGGTGCTGGAGTTTTCCGTGCGCGACACCGGCATGGGCATACCGCCCGAGCGCCTGGCCGAGCTGTTCTCGCCGTTCACGCAGGTGGACGGCAGCATCACCCGGCGCTTCGGCGGCAGCGGCCTGGGCCTGGCCATCTGCCGCCAGCTCGTGGAGCTGATGGGCGGGCGCATCGAGGTGCAAAGCCAGGTCGGCACGGGCAGCACGTTCTCGTTCACCGTGCCGCTGGGCCTGTCCACGCAGGACGCGGCGGACGGCGCGCCGCGCGATGCGGCGGCGCGCGGCTACTCCAGCCTGCTGCGCGGGCGGCGCGTGCTGGTGATCGACGACAACGCCAGCGCGCGCGAGCTCCTCTGCGCCATGCTGGAGCAGTTCGGCATGCGCGCCGAGGCCGCCGAGGGCGGCGAGCCCGGCATGGAGCGCCTGCTGCACGCGGCGGCGGCAGGCGACCCGTACCAGCTCGTGCTGCTCGACTGGCTCATGCCGGGCATGGACGGCATCGAGACGGCGCGCAGCATCAACGCCGCGCACCTGCCCGATGGCGTGCCCGCCGTGCTCATGGTCACCGCGGGCAGCTACGAAAAGCTCTCGGGCCAGGTGGCCAGCGTGGGGCTGGAGCACATCCTGACCAAGCCGGTGAGCGAGTCGGCGCTGCACGACGCCATGCTCGAAGCCCTGCTGGGCAACGGCGCCGTCGATCTGCCCGCGCACCAGGCGCCGCCGGGCCAGGGCACCGCCACGCACGACTTCGGCGCCATCGCCGGCGCGCGCGTGCTGCTGGTCGATGACGTGGAGCTCAACCGCACCGTGGCCCTGGCCTTCCTCGCCGACACCGGCGTGCAGGTGGACGTGGCCACGCACGGCCGCGAGGCGCTGGAGATGGCGCGCGCCCAGCCCTACGACCTGGTGCTGATGGACATCCAGATGCCCGAGATGGACGGCCTCACGGCCACGCGCGAGATCCGCAAGGAGGCGCGCCTGCGCACGCTGCCCATCGTCGCCATGACCGCCCACGCCATGACCGGCGACCGCGAGCGCAGCCTGGAGGCGGGCATGAACGACCACCTGACCAAACCGATCGACCCCGAGGCGCTCTACGCCGCGCTGCTGCGCTGGATCGCGCCGCGCCGCCAGGGCGGCGCCGCACCCCGCCCCGCGCCGGCGCCCGGCGCGCCCGCGGACGACGCGCCCATCCCGCCGCTGGACGGCATCGACACCGCGCGCGGCCTGGCGCAGAGCCTGGGGCGGCCCGCGCTGTACCGGCGCATCCTGGGCAACTTCACCAAGGAATTCGGTGCCAGCGGCCAGGCCATCGCCGCCGCCCAGGCCGCACAGGACTGGCCGCTGGCGCGCCGCCTGGCGCACTCGCTCAAGTCGGGCGCAGCCACCATCGGCGCCGGGCTGCTGGCGCAGCAGGCCAAGGCGCTGGAGCACGGCTACGCCGAGTCGCAGCCCGCCAGCGCGGCCGACCTGGCCGCCGCCAGCGCCGAACTCCAGCGCGTGTGCGCCCTGCTGGCGCCGCTGCTGCCCGCCGGGGAAACCGCCGCCCCGGCCCCCGGCAGTGCCCCGGCGCAGGACGGTGCCGCGCTGTTCGACCGCCTGCAGGCCCTGCTGGAAAACGACGACGCCGCCGCGCTGCGCGTGATCGAGGCGCTGGCGCAGGCCAGCGTGCCGCACCCCGGCTGGCGCGCGCAACTGACGGCGCTGCGCGAGCTGGTGGAAGACGTGGAATACGAAGACGCGCTGGCCGCCCTGCCCGCGCTGCGCGCCCTCATGGAACGGCCATGA
- a CDS encoding diguanylate cyclase, translating to MNPQLNESTLLVVDDEKQNRLLLTELFEGEYKIIQAKNGLQALERARSHAPDLILLDVLMPEMDGMATIRALKREDATRNIPVIFITALDSPTDEEQGLNLGAVDYIAKPFHPSIVRVRVRNHLQIVHQRRLLEQLAALDGLTGIPNRRRFDESYALEWRRCQRTGQPLSLVVADVDHFKAYNDTLGHAAGDRVLQEVAAVLRQCARRPGDLAARYGGEEFVLLLPETGAQEAQMLAEELRARLEARALAHPASPVGASVTLSIGGASTIPTQAEADPAFFPLADAALYQAKASGRNGVRWAAA from the coding sequence ATGAACCCCCAGCTCAACGAATCCACCCTGCTCGTCGTCGACGACGAAAAGCAAAACCGCCTGCTGCTCACCGAGCTGTTCGAGGGCGAGTACAAGATCATCCAGGCCAAGAACGGCCTGCAGGCGCTGGAGCGCGCGCGCAGCCACGCGCCCGACCTGATCCTGCTCGACGTGCTCATGCCCGAGATGGACGGCATGGCCACGATCCGCGCCCTCAAGCGCGAGGACGCCACGCGCAACATCCCGGTAATCTTCATCACCGCGCTCGACTCGCCCACCGACGAAGAGCAGGGCCTGAACCTGGGCGCGGTGGACTACATCGCCAAGCCCTTCCATCCCTCGATCGTGCGCGTGCGCGTGCGCAACCACCTGCAGATCGTGCACCAGCGCCGCCTGCTGGAGCAGCTCGCCGCGCTCGACGGCCTGACCGGCATCCCCAACCGGCGCCGCTTCGACGAGTCCTACGCGCTGGAGTGGCGCCGCTGCCAGCGCACGGGCCAGCCGCTGTCGCTGGTCGTGGCCGACGTGGACCACTTCAAGGCCTACAACGACACCCTGGGCCACGCCGCCGGCGACCGCGTGCTGCAGGAGGTGGCCGCCGTGCTGCGCCAGTGCGCGCGCCGCCCCGGCGACCTGGCCGCGCGCTACGGCGGCGAGGAATTCGTGCTGCTGCTGCCCGAGACCGGCGCGCAGGAGGCGCAGATGCTGGCCGAGGAACTGCGCGCCAGGCTCGAAGCGCGCGCGCTGGCGCACCCGGCCTCGCCCGTGGGCGCCAGCGTGACCCTGAGCATCGGCGGCGCCAGCACCATCCCCACGCAGGCCGAGGCCGACCCTGCCTTCTTCCCCCTGGCCGATGCGGCCCTGTACCAGGCCAAGGCCAGCGGCCGCAACGGCGTGCGCTGGGCGGCGGCCTAA